TGGCCATCCTCGAGCCCACCCTGGTGGAGACGGTGGCCTGCATGATCGGCACCCTGCTCAACGAGGCGCTGCACGAGACCGTGCACACCGCCGGCGTCCCGGAGGAAGCCGCCAAGGCCATGCTGTTCGGTCACATCCAGATTGCCCTGACCAATGCCCTCCGCGGCTCCAACCCGTTCTCCGAGGCCTGCGAAATCGCCATCCAGTACGGCAAGAACACCATCATCAAGGACGACTGGAAGAAGATCTTCGACGACTCCGAGCTGGACGGCGTCATCGCCAAAATGCTCAAGCTCGACGCAGTCAAGCGCTAGGCAGCGTCCGTGCGCTGCGCCCGCTGACATGATTGT
This portion of the Arthrobacter sp. KBS0703 genome encodes:
- a CDS encoding phosphogluconate dehydrogenase C-terminal domain-containing protein; this translates as AILEPTLVETVACMIGTLLNEALHETVHTAGVPEEAAKAMLFGHIQIALTNALRGSNPFSEACEIAIQYGKNTIIKDDWKKIFDDSELDGVIAKMLKLDAVKR